In Equus przewalskii isolate Varuska chromosome 15, EquPr2, whole genome shotgun sequence, a single genomic region encodes these proteins:
- the IL17RE gene encoding interleukin-17 receptor E isoform X2, which produces MALPVSRKPLCAGLWHCAYCLCLCLVSDLSGRQWGWFHLLVQNSYKSYKFQFCRRHKMLVSAQRELLSSCCVSKKGHHSSGPSPDTSHKGLRSKRTQPSDPEAVEGLPRPGSQRHGGPEFSFDLLPEARAIQVTIPPGPEVSVRLCHQWALECEDLGGPFDAKKIVSGGHAVDLPYEFLLPCLCIEASYLQEDTVRRKKCPFQSWPEAYGSDFWKSVQFTDYSQHSQMVMALTLRCPLKLEASLCQRQGRRTLCEDLPNATARESEGWYVLEKVDLHPQLCFKFSFGNSSHVECPHRTAPSWNVSMDTQAQQLILHFSSRTHATFSAAWSHPGLGQNGLLPPVYSISQTQGSSPVTLDLIIPSLRPGGCVLVWRSDVQFAWKRLLCPDVSHRRLGLLILALLVLTTLLGVVLVLTHRRPLSGPGRARPVLLLHAADSEAQRRLVGALAELLRAALGGGRDVIVDLWEGTRVARVGPLPWLWAARARVARERGTVLLLWSSAGPRPARGPDPRAAPLRALLRAAPRPLLLLAYFSRLCAKGDIPAPLRALPRYRLLRDLPRLLRALDARPSTEAISWGRLGAGPCLRGRLELCRRLEREAAKLAHQG; this is translated from the exons ATGGCCCTCCCCGTCTCTCGAAAGCCTTTGTGTGCTGGACTCTGGCACTGCGCCTACTGTTTGTGCCTGTGTCTGGTGTCAGATCTTTCAG GCCGTCAGTGGGGCTGGTTCCACCTCCTGGTGCAGAATTCCTACAAGTCTTACAAGTTCCAGTTCTGTAGGAGACACAAGATGCTGGTATCTGCTCAG AGGGAGCTGCTGAGTAGCTGTTGCGTGTCTAAGAAGGGCCATCACAGCTCCGGCCCCTCCCCAGATACCTCCCACAAGGGGCTGCGCTCCAAAAGGACCCAACCTTCAGATCCAGAGGCAGTGGAAGGTCTCCCCAGACCCGGCTCACAGAGGCATGGAG GGCCCGAGTTCTCCTTTGACTTGCTACCTGAGGCACGGGCTATTCAAGTGACCATTCCTCCAGGCCCTGAGGTCAGCGTGCGTCTTTGTCACCAGTGGGCACTAGAGTGCGAAGACCTGGGCGGTCCCTTCGATGCCAAG AAAATTGTGTCCGGGGGCCATGCTGTAGACCTGCCTTATGAATTCCTTCTGCCCTGTCTGTGCATAGAG GCATCCTACCTGCAAGAGGACACCGTGAGGCGCAAAAAGTGTCCCTTCCAGAGCTGGCCTGAAGCCT aCGGCTCGGATTTCTGGAAGTCAGTGCAATTTACTGACTACAGCCAGCACAGTCAGATGGTCATGGCCCTCACACTGCGCTGCCCCCTGAAGCTGGAGGCCTCCCTCTGCCAGAGGCAGGGCCGGCGCACTCTCTGCGAAGACCTCCCCAATGCCACGGCTCGAGAGTCTGAGGGG TGGTATGTTTTGGAGAAGGTGGACTTGCACCCCCAGCTCTGCTTCAAG ttctcttttGGAAACAGCAGCCACGTTGAATGCCCCCACCGGACTG CCCCATCCTGGAATGTGAGCATGGATACCCAAGCCCAGCAGCTGATCCTTCACTTCTCCTCGAGGACGCATGCCACCTTCAGTGCTGCTTGGAGCCACCCAGGCTTGGGGCAGAATGGCTTGCTGCCCCCTGTGTACAGCATCAGCCAG ACTCAAGGCTCAAGCCCAGTGACACTAGACCTCATCATCCCCTCACTGAGGCCGGGGGGCTGTGTCCTG GTGTGGAGGTCAGATGTGCAGTTTGCCTGGAAGCGCCTCTTATGTCCAGATG TCTCTCATAGACGCCTGGGACTCTTGATCTTGGCACTGCTGGTCCTCACCACCCTATTGGGCGTTGTTCTGGTCCTCACCCACCGGCGCCCACTGTCAG GCCCGGGCCGAGCGCGGCCGGTGCTGCTGCTGCACGCGGCGGACTCAGAGGCACAGCGGCGCCTGGTGGGAGCACTGGCTGAACTGCTGCGGGCAGCGCTGGGCGGCGGGCGCGACGTGATCGTGGACCTGTGGGAGGGGACGCGCGTGGCACGCGTGGGTCCACTGCCGTGGCTGTGGGCGGCGCGGGCGCGCGTGGCACGGGAGCGGGGCACCGTGCTGCTGCTGTGGAGTAGCGCCGGCCCCCGCCCGGCCCGTGGCCCGGATCCCCGCGCCGCGCCCCTGCGCGCCCTGCTTCGCGCCGCCCCGCGCCCGCTGCTGCTGCTCGCTTACTTCAGTCGCCTCTGCGCCAAGGGCGACATTCCCGCGCCGCTGCGCGCCCTGCCGCGCTACCGCCTGCTGCGCGACCTCCCACGCCTGCTGCGGGCGCTGGACGCGCGGCCTTCCACCGAAGCCATCAGCTGGGGCCGCCTTGGGGCTGGGCCGTGCCTGCGTGGTCGCCTGGAGCTGTGCCGCCGGCTGGAACGCGAGGCCGCCAAGCTTGCTCACCAAGGCTGA
- the IL17RE gene encoding interleukin-17 receptor E isoform X1, whose amino-acid sequence MGSPGLAALLLPLLLLLTGLSARPGIACPSLPHWSTRCLLASHMDDKFIGRAAYIPCRIWMALPVSRKPLCAGLWHCAYCLCLCLVSDLSGRQWGWFHLLVQNSYKSYKFQFCRRHKMLVSAQRELLSSCCVSKKGHHSSGPSPDTSHKGLRSKRTQPSDPEAVEGLPRPGSQRHGGPEFSFDLLPEARAIQVTIPPGPEVSVRLCHQWALECEDLGGPFDAKKIVSGGHAVDLPYEFLLPCLCIEASYLQEDTVRRKKCPFQSWPEAYGSDFWKSVQFTDYSQHSQMVMALTLRCPLKLEASLCQRQGRRTLCEDLPNATARESEGWYVLEKVDLHPQLCFKFSFGNSSHVECPHRTAPSWNVSMDTQAQQLILHFSSRTHATFSAAWSHPGLGQNGLLPPVYSISQTQGSSPVTLDLIIPSLRPGGCVLVWRSDVQFAWKRLLCPDVSHRRLGLLILALLVLTTLLGVVLVLTHRRPLSGPGRARPVLLLHAADSEAQRRLVGALAELLRAALGGGRDVIVDLWEGTRVARVGPLPWLWAARARVARERGTVLLLWSSAGPRPARGPDPRAAPLRALLRAAPRPLLLLAYFSRLCAKGDIPAPLRALPRYRLLRDLPRLLRALDARPSTEAISWGRLGAGPCLRGRLELCRRLEREAAKLAHQG is encoded by the exons ATGGGGAGCCCCGGACTGGCtgccctgctcctgcctctcctcctgctgctcaCTGGCCTCTCTGCCCGCCCTGGGattgcctgcccctccctgccccactggAGCACCCGCTGTCTGCTGGCCTCCCACATG GATGACAAGTTCATTG GAAGGGCTGCCTATATTCCTTGCCGTATCTGGATGGCCCTCCCCGTCTCTCGAAAGCCTTTGTGTGCTGGACTCTGGCACTGCGCCTACTGTTTGTGCCTGTGTCTGGTGTCAGATCTTTCAG GCCGTCAGTGGGGCTGGTTCCACCTCCTGGTGCAGAATTCCTACAAGTCTTACAAGTTCCAGTTCTGTAGGAGACACAAGATGCTGGTATCTGCTCAG AGGGAGCTGCTGAGTAGCTGTTGCGTGTCTAAGAAGGGCCATCACAGCTCCGGCCCCTCCCCAGATACCTCCCACAAGGGGCTGCGCTCCAAAAGGACCCAACCTTCAGATCCAGAGGCAGTGGAAGGTCTCCCCAGACCCGGCTCACAGAGGCATGGAG GGCCCGAGTTCTCCTTTGACTTGCTACCTGAGGCACGGGCTATTCAAGTGACCATTCCTCCAGGCCCTGAGGTCAGCGTGCGTCTTTGTCACCAGTGGGCACTAGAGTGCGAAGACCTGGGCGGTCCCTTCGATGCCAAG AAAATTGTGTCCGGGGGCCATGCTGTAGACCTGCCTTATGAATTCCTTCTGCCCTGTCTGTGCATAGAG GCATCCTACCTGCAAGAGGACACCGTGAGGCGCAAAAAGTGTCCCTTCCAGAGCTGGCCTGAAGCCT aCGGCTCGGATTTCTGGAAGTCAGTGCAATTTACTGACTACAGCCAGCACAGTCAGATGGTCATGGCCCTCACACTGCGCTGCCCCCTGAAGCTGGAGGCCTCCCTCTGCCAGAGGCAGGGCCGGCGCACTCTCTGCGAAGACCTCCCCAATGCCACGGCTCGAGAGTCTGAGGGG TGGTATGTTTTGGAGAAGGTGGACTTGCACCCCCAGCTCTGCTTCAAG ttctcttttGGAAACAGCAGCCACGTTGAATGCCCCCACCGGACTG CCCCATCCTGGAATGTGAGCATGGATACCCAAGCCCAGCAGCTGATCCTTCACTTCTCCTCGAGGACGCATGCCACCTTCAGTGCTGCTTGGAGCCACCCAGGCTTGGGGCAGAATGGCTTGCTGCCCCCTGTGTACAGCATCAGCCAG ACTCAAGGCTCAAGCCCAGTGACACTAGACCTCATCATCCCCTCACTGAGGCCGGGGGGCTGTGTCCTG GTGTGGAGGTCAGATGTGCAGTTTGCCTGGAAGCGCCTCTTATGTCCAGATG TCTCTCATAGACGCCTGGGACTCTTGATCTTGGCACTGCTGGTCCTCACCACCCTATTGGGCGTTGTTCTGGTCCTCACCCACCGGCGCCCACTGTCAG GCCCGGGCCGAGCGCGGCCGGTGCTGCTGCTGCACGCGGCGGACTCAGAGGCACAGCGGCGCCTGGTGGGAGCACTGGCTGAACTGCTGCGGGCAGCGCTGGGCGGCGGGCGCGACGTGATCGTGGACCTGTGGGAGGGGACGCGCGTGGCACGCGTGGGTCCACTGCCGTGGCTGTGGGCGGCGCGGGCGCGCGTGGCACGGGAGCGGGGCACCGTGCTGCTGCTGTGGAGTAGCGCCGGCCCCCGCCCGGCCCGTGGCCCGGATCCCCGCGCCGCGCCCCTGCGCGCCCTGCTTCGCGCCGCCCCGCGCCCGCTGCTGCTGCTCGCTTACTTCAGTCGCCTCTGCGCCAAGGGCGACATTCCCGCGCCGCTGCGCGCCCTGCCGCGCTACCGCCTGCTGCGCGACCTCCCACGCCTGCTGCGGGCGCTGGACGCGCGGCCTTCCACCGAAGCCATCAGCTGGGGCCGCCTTGGGGCTGGGCCGTGCCTGCGTGGTCGCCTGGAGCTGTGCCGCCGGCTGGAACGCGAGGCCGCCAAGCTTGCTCACCAAGGCTGA